In Vigna radiata var. radiata cultivar VC1973A unplaced genomic scaffold, Vradiata_ver6 scaffold_893, whole genome shotgun sequence, the genomic stretch tAAACACATTATTATTTATGGTTATATAATTGAagtcaatatttattttaaaaccgGAGATGTCAAAAACATTCAACATAACTTCAACTTCACAAGAGGTAAATAAGtttccatttaatttttttacaatttatataacttgatattttcaaatcatcaactcttaaaatttcattaaatatgaATGCTGAAAAACCTATTACAATGACTGTTATAAATAAAACGATACTTTTGGGAATAGATTCTCTCTAGtgacattaaatataaataatttttataattttattgtaaatcatttttattattttgtagataatttttttaataaaaatagctaaatttaaaaatatagtcaaataaataaaaagtttaaatttaaggTAATGGTCACTTAAACAGTAAAATtggtaatataattattttaatttaaagaataaaattgaaaaataaatatgaacacCAACAAGAagagtaaaaacaaataaaaattaaaaataatatatttgtaggaaaaacttttaaaaaagttatttaaaattttataaaataaattttaattgatttgaaaaagcaactaaattaaaaaatcatgtgagattaaataaatcttattttgaaaattcttttttgGAATGTAGTCCACGTGTtatgaaaattcaatttcagaaattttattctaaacatTCTCTTCCggaaatttcattttgaattttttaaaatagttgttTCGaaaggttttattttaaaaatttgaagagaTGCAGGAAGTAAAGTCTGCAAGAACAATTTGTGAAGAATCTGAAGAGCaaaaaaatttcttcatttgttAAAATCCTAAAACTATCCTAACATCTATGTAGAAACCCAGGCTAGACAAGTGCAAATGGGTCAAATTACTTGGTCAACttaatcttaatataatattctatATTAATTTACTCGCAACTTCTATTATTCATGTTTTATATACTTTATGTTActtgacacatgaaaatataaGTTGCAATatattgaagtaaaaaaaaattttaaaattagtaactCCTCTGCATATAGTAGCACAGGCGAATAACTTTGTggaacttttatatatatatatatagagagagatagagagagagatagatagatagatagagagagagaggggaTAGTAGAAGTAAGCGGTTTATTTAAGTTAACTTTGCACATTTAAAATTAGTAGAACATTAACCTGCTTGAGTTCAAGTgaagagaaactaaaaaaataaaatatgagaaatgaaatttattgtGTCTTGTAAGGAAAGGCAATGGGCATTTCTTCTCACCTTACTTTTAAAACAAgtgaattttataataacaattttgtgTCTTCTGAAGGTATGGAGCTGCCAAATTTCAACCATGGATCATGTAGATCTTGCACACTTACCCACCGATACCCatattttttcactttaaacTTAGGAAATTGCACGTCAAATATGCGTACTAAGTCACGTGTCAAACTCAAGTCACGTGTATTAAGTTTGTCCCGAAATATGCGTTGTTCATGGCAGAACTGTTGACGAGAGTAATAAAATAGGCACATATTACCTAACTTGTACTTTCCCAAATACCTAGTTTGACTAAGTATTGCACAGCACACAACACCAACCCAATTATTGTCATGCACAAAAGGAGAGGCATCTATGATTATTGAATCGTCCATGCTCACAAACTCATTGTTGAACCACTTTGGTATTTCATATCCATGGGTAGAACTTCCAAGACTTTTGAGGAATGGAAGGGATGTAAGACAGTCCGAGTTGTACCACGACTGAGTTATGTTATGCGTTAGTAGTTGTTTTTCAACataaaaagagattaaaagaaGGAAAGTGTAAGGAAGAAACATACACACCTGAAGAATTTGTAGCATCCATGAAATAGCCATGCTAGTGCACCGATCCCAGTCAAGCATTTCTATTTCTGGGCCATCGACCATCTTTAATCCTGCCACATATATATTGTTCTTTCTTGAATAAACAAAGATGGCTTCCCTATATTGCTCCTCATGAGAGTAAACCTTTGGGGGCAAGTTGGTCTGTGAAGGGAGGTCGGGCAAGTATTTCAATAGCGTGCAATGCTGTAAGTTTAAATAATATAGTCTATAAAGGTCCTTGAGGTTAGGCaatgtaataaaattgtttccctccaaatttaacttttctaaGCAACATAACTTTCCAATGACATCAGGGATTTTAACTAAGTTACACCATCTTAGATCGAGTTCACGCAAACAAGGGAGAGTAGGAGAGGAGGGTAACAAACAACTAACTGACTCTCTTCGTGCTTCTTTTCTTAAAGGGAATGTTGAGTGGGACTGAATAGGACCTTTAAGTGAACAAAGATTCTTCAAATGCTCTGTGTTACTTGCTTCATCTAATAACACATTATTAAACAGTTTTGAACAACCATAGACACTCAGATATTCAAGAGAATTCAGGCCCAATATGCTATTGGGTAAGCCTACTAAGTTTTTACAgcctttcaaattcaaaatagtaAGCTTGCTCAGAAGACCAATTGATGGACTGAGTTTTCGGAGCTGTATGCAATCTTCAAGAAGTATCCCTTCAAGATTTGGGGCCTCTGCAACATCTGGCATCTCAACTAATTTGTTGGAGTAAGAGAGATCCAAATGCTTCAAATTAGGTAGCCCCTACAACGATTAGCAAATACAAGAGCCCAATTAATAATGACACTtgagttttctttaattttattttagaaatataaatttaatatacatcACCTTTGTGCCACTCCATAGTCTTTGAATACTGCTCTCTCTCAATTTTAACTTAACTAGTTTCTCTGGCTCAAAACTTTGAGGCAAACAATCAAAAGGATACTTGTTCCAAGTAAGATATCCAAGTTCATTGGAAAGATGACTGAGACTTCCTGAACACTTCACGTTCTCAAGTCTaagaaatttaagtttttcaattttcgaTAGACCATTTATCCTCACAGTTTCAGATTTCCAACCTGGAATCCAACCTCCTGAATTGACAGCTATGACTTCAAGAATTTCAGTTGTCTACACACAAAGAATAAAATGGTCATATTTTTCGAAAGATTTTCGTACTCTAAAAAAATGgcaacataaaattataattgaatcaattaattttACCTGATTGTTCAACATAGCTTTGCAGAAATCTTTGTAATCCCACAACCTACTCCTCTTTAGGGGTTCCTTAGGTGATTCTTCTTTGACAATATACCTGCCCAAATCCTTTAACAAGCTGTGCATATAAATACACGTACCCATTTTTGATATTAGTGATTTCTCAAGCAGAACTTGTAGACTATAATCAGCATGAAATCCACGAAAGTTTAGAACTTCCTTGACATATTTCTCATCATAATCGCATAGGACACATGcaatatccaaaaatatttctttgtGATCTTCATCCAGCTGATCAAAACTTACACGAAAAACATCCATAATatcattactatttttttcttttagccTGGCCAATGCACTTTCCCATTGAGACACATCTCGATTAAACAAAGATGACCCAATTACTTCAATTGCCAAGGGATGGCCATTTGCAAGAGATAGTATATCCCATGCCAACATTTCATAAGCACTCAAAATATGATTAACTTTGAAAGCATTTCTGCAAAACAGCTGCATAGCATTTTCGCGATTCAATGGCTGGACTTGATAAATGTAATCTACTCCATACCTCTTCAATATATGTTCATCCCTAGAAACTACGATGATGATGCTCCCTCCAGCTAAGCATTCACGCAACAAAGTGTTTCTGTTTCCTGTAAACATCTTTAGTTGTACAAATTCATCAACGTTGTCCAGAACAACAAGTGCCCTAACATTGTGCAGCCTAGACCACATCAAACATGTTCCCTCAATAGAATTTGAAATTGCTAGATTTTTCTCATTTAGAGACTGAGAAATTAATTGCTTTTGTAAACCTAATAAACTTGAATCTCGATATATTTTGCTTACATCATcaataaaacaatgaaattcATATTGATGATAGATTCTTTCGTATAAAGCTCGAGTAAGAATAGACTTTCCTATGCCAGGCATCCCACTGATTCCAACAACTCGAACATTATTAACGGATTCAAAACAAACAAGATTTGCTAATTTTTCAAGTCCACGCTCTATCCCAACTAGTTCATCCTTTGGAAGACTACAAATTTTGGGACCCAAAATATTTCTTACGTTTTGAacaatttcttcaatttctacaTATTGTGGCctgaaattttaaatgaaaaaaaagaaaatcacccaaaagaacaaaaagaatacATGCATTTATAggacaaaataatatttaacgtAAAAGACTTTAACTTTCAAACTATCATTTTCGTCATTTGGAGTCAGTTTGCATGTTTACTCTTAAACCTTTGTTTTTTCATAATGACTCAAGATAAATCGTGACTACGATGGAGAAACTCTTAGAACCCAtgaaaatgtattataattagTCTACTAGATAAACAACTTTAAAGATGCAGAATGTGTTAGATAAACTAAATCAGTAGGGaggtttttataatttagggtGAGTCTGTAGTATTGTCAGGTTAACTCATTCAGCAAACATATCAATAAAGCTAGATTTGTCATCAAACCAATTGATACCTTCTATCATTCAAAACTTCTCAAGAACTAATACATTACCTTTTACAAGC encodes the following:
- the LOC106754759 gene encoding disease resistance protein TAO1-like — protein: MKEAERWREALKEVADISGWDIRNKPQYVEIEEIVQNVRNILGPKICSLPKDELVGIERGLEKLANLVCFESVNNVRVVGISGMPGIGKSILTRALYERIYHQYEFHCFIDDVSKIYRDSSLLGLQKQLISQSLNEKNLAISNSIEGTCLMWSRLHNVRALVVLDNVDEFVQLKMFTGNRNTLLRECLAGGSIIIVVSRDEHILKRYGVDYIYQVQPLNRENAMQLFCRNAFKVNHILSAYEMLAWDILSLANGHPLAIEVIGSSLFNRDVSQWESALARLKEKNSNDIMDVFRVSFDQLDEDHKEIFLDIACVLCDYDEKYVKEVLNFRGFHADYSLQVLLEKSLISKMGTCIYMHSLLKDLGRYIVKEESPKEPLKRSRLWDYKDFCKAMLNNQTTEILEVIAVNSGGWIPGWKSETVRINGLSKIEKLKFLRLENVKCSGSLSHLSNELGYLTWNKYPFDCLPQSFEPEKLVKLKLRESSIQRLWSGTKGLPNLKHLDLSYSNKLVEMPDVAEAPNLEGILLEDCIQLRKLSPSIGLLSKLTILNLKGCKNLVGLPNSILGLNSLEYLSVYGCSKLFNNVLLDEASNTEHLKNLCSLKGPIQSHSTFPLRKEARRESVSCLLPSSPTLPCLRELDLRWCNLVKIPDVIGKLCCLEKLNLEGNNFITLPNLKDLYRLYYLNLQHCTLLKYLPDLPSQTNLPPKVYSHEEQYREAIFVYSRKNNIYVAGLKMVDGPEIEMLDWDRCTSMAISWMLQILQSWYNSDCLTSLPFLKSLGSSTHGYEIPKWFNNEFVSMDDSIIIDASPFVHDNNWVGVVCCAILSQTRYLGKYKLGNMCLFYYSRQQFCHEQRIFRDKLNTRDLSLTRDLVRIFDVQFPKFKVKKYGYRWVSVQDLHDPWLKFGSSIPSEDTKLLL